A genomic region of Papaver somniferum cultivar HN1 chromosome 7, ASM357369v1, whole genome shotgun sequence contains the following coding sequences:
- the LOC113292625 gene encoding MDIS1-interacting receptor like kinase 2-like: MSFLNFFDLSDNNLSGSLPTSLINLTRLQSLSLFQNNLSGIIPRDIGRLHSLTSLALHRNSLSGSIPASLTDLTSLKELYLSDNQLFGIIPRDIGRLHSLTIFDLATNKLMGPIPTSICNLTSLTSLSFFDNDLSGIIPRDIGRLESLVIFYLSKNNLSGLVPASLTNLTSLESVILSENQLSGFIPKDIGRLVSLTSLYLNMNNLSGSIPASVGNLKKLNILYLFGNQLTGSLPIGFQNLTQLKGLSLMKNKFSGFLPQNVCQSGTLEQFLVGKNQFTGPIPRSLRNCTSLSIIGVEDNELVDNVTEAFHVYPYLERFVVSNNMLYGEISKDWGDCQNLTMLSFSGNKITGGIPSEMGKLKILAELYLDSNNLVGKIPNELFNLSSLIVLHLRNNQLSGRLSSQTGMLSNLLHLDLSKNKLIGSIPKQLGDCSKLLYMNLSTNKFNDSIPPQFGNLESLQILLDLSYNELSGEIPSAFGKLSKLQTLNLAHNRLSGSIPSSFERMLSLTIVNISYNELSGPLPNIKAFEDAPVDALKNNKGLCDNNFRGLKPCNYSSVVIQRKETKHNTLVLIILLPLFGSLFILFILFAILFRLRKISAGNVDPGNQPSATNTRRNLFSVWNYDGKIVFEDIIDATEDFDAKYCIGTGGYGSVYKAELSTGQIVAVKKLHSSDEDSEILDLKSFEREVHALKEIRHRNIVKLFGFCSNIERRISFLVYEFVERGSLKNVLCDGERAMGFDWIKRVRFIKGTATALAYMHHDCIPPIVHRDISSNNILLDYEYEARVSDFGTARILKPDSSNWTSLAGTY; this comes from the coding sequence ATGAGTTTTCTAAACTTCTTTGATTTGTCCGACAATAATCTCAGTGGTTCACTACCCACTTCTTTAATCAATCTGACTAGGTTGCAAAGTCTTTCCCTTTTCCAAAATAACCTTTCCGGCATCATACCTCGAGATATAGGAAGGCTACACTCTCTTACTAGCTTAGCTTTGCACCGAAACAGTCTTAGTGGTTCAATACCCGCTTCTTTAACGGATTTGACTAGCTTAAAAGAACTTTACCTTTCGGATAACCAACTCTTCGGAATCATTCCTCGGGATATAGGAAGGCTACACTCTCTCACCATCTTTGATTTGGCCACAAACAAACTCATGGGTCCAATCCCTACTTCAATATGCAATTTAACCAGCTTGACCTCTTTATCATTTTTCGATAATGACCTTTCTGGCATCATACCTCGAGATATAGGAAGGCTAGAGTCTCTTGTTATCTTTTATTTGTCCAAAAACAATCTCAGTGGTTTAGTCCCTGCTTCTTTAACCAATTTGACTAGCCTGGAGAGTGTAATCCTTTCAGAAAACCAACTCTCTGGTTTCATTCCTAAAGATATAGGAAGGCTAGTCTCTCTTACAAGCTTATATTTGAACATGAATAACCTTTCTGGTTCTATCCCTGCTTCTGTTGGTAACTTGAAAAAGTTGAATATTTTATATCTTTTTGGAAATCAACTAACTGGCTCATTACCAATAGGATTCCAGAACCTAACACAGTTAAAAGGGTTAAGTTTGATGAAAAACAAGTTTTCTGGTTTTTTACCCCAAAACGTTTGTCAAAGCGGAACACTAGAACAGTTTTTGGTAGGAAAAAACCAATTCACGGGTCCTATACCAAGAAGCCTTAGAAATTGCACCAGCCTTAGCATTATCGGAGTTGAAGATAATGAACTGGTTGATAATGTAACAGAGGCATTTCACGTATATCCATATCtggagagatttgttgtgagtaATAATATGTTGTATGGAGAAATCTCAAAAGACTGGGGGGATTGCCAAAATTTGACAATGCTCTCTTTCTCTGGGAACAAAATCACAGGTGGAATACCATCTGAAATGGGCAAGTTGAAGATTTTAGCTGAACTTTATCTGGATTCAAATAATTTGGTAGGGAAAATTCCAAATGAGTTGTTCAACTTGTCTTCATTAATCGTGTTACATTTGAGGAATAACCAGCTTTCTGGTAGGTTGTCTTCGCAAACCGGAATGTTATCCAACCTACTACATCTCGATCTATCAAAAAATAAACTCATCGGATCAATACCCAAACAATTAGGGGACTGTTCAAAGTTACTATATATGAATTTGAGCACAAACAAATTTAATGATAGCATCCCACCACAATTCGGAAACTTGGAGTCATTACAGATTTTGTTAGATCTTAGTTATAATGAGTTGAGTGGAGAGATACCTTCAGCTTTCGGAAAACTAAGCAAACTGCAAACACTAAATTTGGCCCACAACAGGCTCTCCGGATCAATTCCATCTTCATTTGAACGAATGCTTAGCTTGACAATCGTCAATATTTCGTATAACGAATTGAGTGGTCCTCTTCCCAACATCAAGGCCTTTGAAGATGCTCCTGTCgatgcattgaagaacaacaaaggGTTATGTGATAATAATTTCCGAGGATTAAAACCATGTAATTATTCCTCGGTTGTTAtccaaagaaaagaaaccaaGCATAATACACTTGTGCTGATAATCCTACTTCCTTTGTTCGGTTCGTTGTTTATTTTATTCATACTCTTCGCCATTTTATTTCGTCTTCGAAAAATATCGGCAGGAAATGTCGATCCTGGAAATCAACCTAGTGCTACTAATACCAGAAGAAATCTGTTTTCCGTTTGGAATTACGATGGGAAAATAGTGTTTGAAGACATAATTGATGCAACCGAGGATTTTGATGCTAAATACTGCATTGGAACGGGTGGATATGGGAGTGTTTATAAAGCAGAGCTGTCAACAGGTCAAATTGTTGCTGTGAAGAAACTTCACTCGTCAGATGAAGATTCTGAGATACTTGATCTCAAGTCATTTGAAAGGGAAGTTCACGCACTGAAAGAAATCCGACACCGAAACATTGTGAAACTTTTTGGTTTCTGTTCTAATATAGAAAGGAGGATCTCATTTTTGGTTTATGAGTTTGTGGAAAGgggaagtttgaaaaatgttttatgTGATGGGGAACGAGCAATGGGGTTCGATTGGATAAAAAGGGTGAGATTCATCAAAGGAACAGCTACTGCACTTGCTTACATGCACCATGATTGCATTCCACCAATAGTTCACAGGGACATATCTAGCAACAATATTTTGCTGGACTATGAATATGAAGCTAGAGTTTCTGATTTCGGTACAGcgaggattttgaagccagattcATCCAATTGGACTTCACTTGCAGGAACCTATTGA
- the LOC113294157 gene encoding probable leucine-rich repeat receptor-like protein kinase At1g35710 isoform X2, which translates to MFQQVKISIHTLLVLLAILLVSSYSVAYSSSFSSTLSSSSSRQEVDALLEWKSTLVTQNLSIISSWKMNSTVNTTTPCKWYGIHCNNKGSVVELNAADLGLQGNVDPGNQPTATNTRRNLFSVWNYDGKIVFEDIIEATENFDTKYCIGTGGYGSVYKAELSTGQIVAVKKLHSSDEDSEILDLKSFEREVHALTEIRHRNIVKLFGFCSNIERRISFLVYEFVERGSLKNVLCDGERAMGFDWIKRVRFIKGTATALAYMHHDCIPPIVHRDISSNNILLDSEYEARVSDFGTARILKPDSSNWTSLAGTYGYVAPELAYTMKVTEKCDVYSFGVVILEVLMGGHPSELITLISQILLESSSASNVRQNTKLRDILDQCIETPPNVVQKEIMCIVKVGFSCLRGDPLTRPTMEEISAQLSSSTQSSTSLPKSFETITLTDLLMSK; encoded by the exons ATGTTCCAGCAAGTAAAAATTTCAATTCATACATTACTAGTACTATTGGCAATCCTGTTAGTTTCATCTTACAGTGTTGCGTatagttcttctttttcttcgacACTTTCGTCAAGTAGTAGTAGACAAGAAGTGGATGCTCTTTTGGAATGGAAATCTACCCTTGTAACCCAAAATCTTTCCATCATCTCTTCTTGGAAGATGAATTCTACTGTGAACACGACGACTCCATGCAAATGGTATGGAATCCATTGTAACAACAAGGGAAGCGTTGTTGAACTGAATGCAGCAGATTTGGGTTTACAAG GAAATGTCGATCCTGGAAATCAACCTACTGCTACTAATACCAGAAGAAATCTGTTTTCCGTTTGGAATTACGATGGGAAAATAGTGTttgaagacataattgaagcaaccgAGAATTTCGATACTAAATACTGCATTGGAACGGGAGGATATGGGAGCGTTTATAAAGCAGAGCTGTCAACAGGTCAAATTGTTGCCGTGAAGAAACTTCACTCGTCAGATGAAGATTCTGAGATACTTGATCTCAAGTCATTTGAAAGGGAAGTTCACGCATTGACAGAAATCCGACACCGAAACATTGTGAAACTTTTTGGTTTCTGTTCAAATATAGAAAGGAGGATCTCATTTTTGGTTTATGAGTTTGTGGAAAGGGGAAGTTTGAAGAATGTTCTATGTGATGGGGAACGAGCAATGGGGTTCGATTGGATAAAGAGGGTGAGATTCATCAAAGGAACAGCTACTGCACTTGCTTACATGCACCATGATTGCATTCCACCAATAGTTCACAGGGACATCTCTAGCAACAATATTTTACTGGACTCTGAATATGAAGCTCGAGTTTCTGATTTTGGTACGGcgaggattttgaagccagattcATCCAATTGGACTTCACTTGCAGGAACCTATGGATATGTTGCTCCAG AGCTTGCATATACAATGAAGGTGACAGAAAAGTGCGACGTTTATAGCTTTGGGGTGGTCATACTAGAAGTACTAATGGGAGGGCATCCATCTGAACTCATCACATTAATCTCGCAGATTCTTCTGGAATCTTCATCTGCGAGTAATGTGAGGCAAAACACAAAGTTAAGAGACATTTTGGATCAGTGCATTGAAACACCACCAAATGTTGTTCAGAAGGAAATTATGTGTATTGTGAAAGTTGGATTTTCATGTTTACGTGGTGATCCACTTACTCGTCCGACTATGGAAGAAATATCAGCACAGCTATCATCATCAACTCAAAGCAGCACATCTTTGCCGAAGTCCTTTGAAACTATTACTTTAACAGACCTACTCATGTCAAAATAG
- the LOC113292632 gene encoding MDIS1-interacting receptor like kinase 2-like has product MGFDWINRVRFIKGTATALAYMHHDCIPTIIHMDISSNNILLDYEYEARVSDFGTARILKPDSSHWTSLEGTYGYVAPELAYTMKVTEKCDVYSFGVVILEVLMGGHPSALITLISQILLQSSSASNLGQNTKLRDILDQCIGTPPDVVQKEIMRIVKVGFSCLRGDPLTRPTMEEISAHLLSLAQSNTSFPKSFETITLTDLLTSEKVLVCVIFDFGAVSMDPHQSKSSSYGNTRFTVPNPNSSSSLKSKGSLKRNPSQNKGDYELETDGCKKLKIKRIRKAPMLNMDLSIPNFYCKEVEVPPCINVDASS; this is encoded by the exons ATGGGGTTCGATTGGATAAATAGGGTGAGATTCATCAAAGGAACAGCTACTGCACTTGCTTACATGCACCATGATTGCATTCCAACAATAATTCACATGGACATATCTAGCAACAATATTTTGCTGGACTATGAATATGAAGCTCGTGTTTCTGATTTTGGTACCGcgaggattttgaagccagattcATCCCATTGGACTTCACTTGAAGGAACCTATGGATATGTTGCTccag AGCTTGCATATACAATGAAGGTGACAGAAAAGTGCGACGTTTATAGCTTTGGGGTGGTCATACTAGAAGTACTAATGGGTGGGCATCCATCTGCACTCATCACATTAATCTCGCAAATTCTTCTGCAATCTTCATCTGCGAGTAATCTCGGGCAAAACACAAAATTAAGAGACATTTTGGATCAGTGCATTGGAACACCACCAGATGTTGTTCAGAAGGAAATAATGCGTATTGTGAAAGTTGGATTTTCATGTTTACGTGGTGATCCACTTACTCGTCCAACTATGGAAGAAATATCAGCACATCTATTATCATTAGCTCAGAGCAACACATCTTTTCCGAAGTCCTTTGAAACTATTACTTTAACAGACCTACTCACGTCAGAAAAGGTTTTAGTTTGTGTCAT CTTTGATTTTGGTGCTGTCTCTATGGATCCTCACCAAAG CAAAAGTTCTTCTTATGGAAACACCAGATTTACAGTCCCTAACCCTAATTCTTCTTCAAGCTTGAAATCCAAAGGATCTCTCAAGAGGAATCCGTCGCAGaacaaagga GATTATGAACTCGAGACCGATGGTTGTAAGAAGTTGAAGATTAAGAGAATTCGGAAAGCCCCGATGCTCAACATGGATCTTTCCATTCCTAATTTTTACTGTAAGGAAGTCGAGGTTCCTCCTTGCATTAATGTTGACGCTTCCTCATAA
- the LOC113294157 gene encoding probable leucine-rich repeat receptor-like protein kinase At1g35710 isoform X1, which translates to MFQQVKISIHTLLVLLAILLVSSYSVAYSSSFSSTLSSSSSRQEVDALLEWKSTLVTQNLSIISSWKMNSTVNTTTPCKWYGIHCNNKGSVVELNAADLGLQGTLHSFNFSSFPNFVSLNLSLNLLFGAIPSQISNLLKLTRLDLSFNEFNGRIPPEIGSLTNLRLLDLSENQITGSIPKEIGNLYFLTYLRLYKNNLTGLLPISICNLTKLTRLSIYTNQISGIIPRDIGRMSFLNFFDLSDNNLSGSLPTSLINLTRLQSLSLFQNNLSGIIPRDIGRLHSLTSLALHRNSLSGSIPASLTDLTSLKELYLSDNQLFGIIPRDIGRLHSLTIFDLATNKLMGPIPTSICNLTSLTSLSFFDNDLSGIIPRDIGRLKSLVIFYLSKNNLSGLVPASLTNLTSLESVILSENQLSGFIPKDIGRLVSLTSLYLNMNNLSGSIPASVGNLKKLNILYLFGNQLTGSLPIGFQNLTQLKGLSLMKNKFSGFLPQNVCQSGTLEQFLVGKNHFTGPLPRSLRYCTSLRMIGVEDNELVDNVTEAFHVYPYLERFVVSHNMLYGELSKDWGDSPNLTMLSFSGNKITGRIPSEMGKLKILSELYLDSNNFVGEIPNELLNLSSLSVLHLRNNQLSGRLSSQIGMLSNLQYLDLSNNKLIGSIPKQLGECLNLLSLNFSTNNFNDSIPPEIGNLESLQILLDLSYNGLSGEIPTAFRKLSKLQTLNLSHNRLSGSIPSSFDEMLSLNIVDISYNELSGPLPNTKAFQDAPVDALKNNQGLCGNNSRGLKPCNYSSVVIQRKETKHNTLVLIILLPLFGSLFILFILFAILFRLRKIWAGNVDPGNQPTATNTRRNLFSVWNYDGKIVFEDIIEATENFDTKYCIGTGGYGSVYKAELSTGQIVAVKKLHSSDEDSEILDLKSFEREVHALTEIRHRNIVKLFGFCSNIERRISFLVYEFVERGSLKNVLCDGERAMGFDWIKRVRFIKGTATALAYMHHDCIPPIVHRDISSNNILLDSEYEARVSDFGTARILKPDSSNWTSLAGTYGYVAPELAYTMKVTEKCDVYSFGVVILEVLMGGHPSELITLISQILLESSSASNVRQNTKLRDILDQCIETPPNVVQKEIMCIVKVGFSCLRGDPLTRPTMEEISAQLSSSTQSSTSLPKSFETITLTDLLMSK; encoded by the exons ATGTTCCAGCAAGTAAAAATTTCAATTCATACATTACTAGTACTATTGGCAATCCTGTTAGTTTCATCTTACAGTGTTGCGTatagttcttctttttcttcgacACTTTCGTCAAGTAGTAGTAGACAAGAAGTGGATGCTCTTTTGGAATGGAAATCTACCCTTGTAACCCAAAATCTTTCCATCATCTCTTCTTGGAAGATGAATTCTACTGTGAACACGACGACTCCATGCAAATGGTATGGAATCCATTGTAACAACAAGGGAAGCGTTGTTGAACTGAATGCAGCAGATTTGGGTTTACAAGGTACGTTACATAGTTTCAACTTCTCATCTTTCCCCAACTTTGTTAGTCTTAACTTGAGCCTGAACCTACTCTTCGGCGCCATTCCGTCCCAAATTAGCAATCTTCTAAAACTCACACGCCTAGATCTTTCTTTCAATGAATTCAATGGACGTATTCCACCAGAAATAGGATCTCTCACAAATCTGCGTTTGTTAGACCTTTCTGAAAATCAAATTACTGGATCCATCCCCAAAGAAATAGGCAATTTATATTTTCTCACTTATCTAAGGTTGTACAAGAACAATCTGACCGGTTTATTGCCTATTTCTATATGCAATCTGactaaattgactagattatcaatctatacaaatcaaaTCTCAGGTATCATTCCTCGAGATATCGGAAGGATGAGTTTTCTAAACTTCTTTGATTTGTCCGACAATAATCTCAGTGGTTCACTACCCACTTCTTTAATCAATCTGACTAGGTTGCAAAGTCTTTCCCTTTTCCAAAATAACCTTTCCGGCATCATACCTCGAGATATAGGAAGGCTACACTCTCTTACTAGCTTAGCTTTGCACCGAAACAGTCTTAGTGGTTCAATACCCGCTTCTTTAACGGATTTGACTAGCTTAAAAGAACTTTACCTTTCGGATAACCAACTCTTCGGAATCATTCCTCGGGATATAGGAAGGCTACACTCTCTCACCATCTTTGATTTGGCCACAAACAAACTCATGGGTCCAATCCCTACTTCAATATGCAATTTAACCAGCTTGACCTCTTTATCATTTTTCGATAATGACCTTTCTGGCATCATACCTCGAGATATAGGAAGGCTAAAGTCTCTTGTTATCTTTTATTTGTCCAAAAACAATCTCAGTGGTTTAGTCCCTGCTTCTTTAACCAATTTGACTAGCCTGGAGAGTGTAATCCTTTCAGAAAACCAACTCTCTGGTTTCATTCCTAAAGATATAGGAAGGCTAGTCTCTCTTACAAGCTTATATTTGAACATGAATAACCTTTCTGGTTCTATCCCTGCTTCTGTTGGTAACTTGAAAAAGTTGAATATTTTATATCTTTTTGGAAATCAACTAACTGGCTCATTACCAATAGGATTCCAGAACCTAACACAGTTAAAAGGGTTAAGTTTGATGAAAAACAAGTTTTCTGGTTTTTTACCCCAAAACGTTTGTCAAAGCGGAACACTAGAACAGTTTTTGGTAGGAAAAAACCATTTCACGGGTCCTTTACCAAGAAGCCTCAGATATTGCACCAGCCTTAGAATGATCGGGGTTGAAGATAATGAACTGGTTGATAATGTAACAGAGGCATTTCACGTATATCCATATCtggagagatttgttgtgagtcATAATATGTTGTATGGTGAACTCTCAAAAGACTGGGGGGATTCTCCAAATTTAACAATGCTCTCTTTCTCTGGGAACAAAATCACAGGTAGAATACCATCTGAAATGGGCAAGTTGAAGATTTTAAGCGAACTTTATCTGGATTCAAATAATTTTGTAGGGGAAATTCCAAATGAGTTGTTGAACTTGTCTTCATTAAGCGTGTTACATTTGAGGAATAACCAGCTTTCTGGTAGGTTGTCTTCGCAAATCGGAATGTTATCCAACCTGCAATATCTCGACTTGTCAAATAATAAGCTCATCGGATCAATACCCAAACAATTAGGGGAGTGTTTAAACTTACTGTCGTTGAATTTTAGCACAAACAATTTTAACGATAGCATCCCACCCGAAATCGGAAACTTGGAGTCCTTGCAGATTTTGTTAGATCTTAGTTATAATGGGTTGAGTGGAGAGATACCTACAGCTTTCCGAAAACTAAGCAAACTGCAAACATTAAATTTGTCCCACAACAGGCTTTCCGGCTCAATtccatcttcatttgatgaaatGCTCAGCTTGAATATTGTCGATATTTCGTATAACGAATTGAGTGGTCCACTTCCAAACACCAAGGCCTTTCAAGATGCTCCTGTCGATGCATTGAAGAACAACCAAGGGTTATGTGGTAATAATTCCCGAGGATTAAAACCATGTAATTATTCCTCGGTTGTTAtccaaagaaaagaaaccaaGCATAATACACTTGTGCTGATAATCCTACTTCCTTTGTTCGGTTCGTTGTTTATTTTATTCATACTCTTCGCCATTTTATTTCGTCTTCGAAAAATATGGGCAGGAAATGTCGATCCTGGAAATCAACCTACTGCTACTAATACCAGAAGAAATCTGTTTTCCGTTTGGAATTACGATGGGAAAATAGTGTttgaagacataattgaagcaaccgAGAATTTCGATACTAAATACTGCATTGGAACGGGAGGATATGGGAGCGTTTATAAAGCAGAGCTGTCAACAGGTCAAATTGTTGCCGTGAAGAAACTTCACTCGTCAGATGAAGATTCTGAGATACTTGATCTCAAGTCATTTGAAAGGGAAGTTCACGCATTGACAGAAATCCGACACCGAAACATTGTGAAACTTTTTGGTTTCTGTTCAAATATAGAAAGGAGGATCTCATTTTTGGTTTATGAGTTTGTGGAAAGGGGAAGTTTGAAGAATGTTCTATGTGATGGGGAACGAGCAATGGGGTTCGATTGGATAAAGAGGGTGAGATTCATCAAAGGAACAGCTACTGCACTTGCTTACATGCACCATGATTGCATTCCACCAATAGTTCACAGGGACATCTCTAGCAACAATATTTTACTGGACTCTGAATATGAAGCTCGAGTTTCTGATTTTGGTACGGcgaggattttgaagccagattcATCCAATTGGACTTCACTTGCAGGAACCTATGGATATGTTGCTCCAG AGCTTGCATATACAATGAAGGTGACAGAAAAGTGCGACGTTTATAGCTTTGGGGTGGTCATACTAGAAGTACTAATGGGAGGGCATCCATCTGAACTCATCACATTAATCTCGCAGATTCTTCTGGAATCTTCATCTGCGAGTAATGTGAGGCAAAACACAAAGTTAAGAGACATTTTGGATCAGTGCATTGAAACACCACCAAATGTTGTTCAGAAGGAAATTATGTGTATTGTGAAAGTTGGATTTTCATGTTTACGTGGTGATCCACTTACTCGTCCGACTATGGAAGAAATATCAGCACAGCTATCATCATCAACTCAAAGCAGCACATCTTTGCCGAAGTCCTTTGAAACTATTACTTTAACAGACCTACTCATGTCAAAATAG
- the LOC113292630 gene encoding receptor-like kinase LIP1, with the protein MKVTEKCDVYSFGVVILEVLMGGHPSELITLISQILLQSSSASNLGQNTKLRDILDQCIGTPPDVVQKEIMCIVKVGFSCLRGDPLTRPTMEEISAQLSSSTQSITSLPKSFETITLTNLLTKNSSSCNIRITFINPISSSSFKDDESRKRKPSYNKADTESEIDGEKKKKVKRVLKSLTINTSIVMTEFNYKEKHTEVSPNVNINAPSQCFAASASFNVSASSREISAPTEAALVDHSVVSSSKNVTAPIVDSTISTFVNDRGSLRFHDSRRRLVQAEGFSESSNTIQEVHRQNAKLKAALQGESLTSENLRSKTIQELKDEDSEILDLKSFERKVHVLTEIRHRNIVKLFGFCSNIERRISFLVYEFVEREA; encoded by the exons ATGAAGGTGACAGAAAAGTGCGACGTTTATAGCTTTGGGGTGGTCATACTAGAAGTACTAATGGGTGGGCATCCATCTGAACTCATCACATTAATCTCGCAAATTCTTCTGCAATCTTCATCTGCGAGTAATCTCGGGCAAAACACAAAATTGAGAGACATTTTGGATCAGTGCATTGGAACACCACCAGATGTTGTTCAGAAGGAAATAATGTGTATTGTGAAAGTCGGATTTTCATGTTTACGTGGTGATCCACTTACTCGTCCAACTATGGAAGAAATATCAGCACAGCTATCATCATCAACTCAAAGCATTACATCTTTGCCGAAGTCCTTTGAAACTATTACTTTAACAAACCTACTCAC AAAGAATTCTTCTTCTTGTAATATTCGTATTACATTTATTAACCCTATATCTTCTTCTAGTTTCAAAGATGATGAGTCTCGCAAGAGAAAGCCTTCATATAACAAAGCA GATACTGAGAGCGAGATTGATggcgagaagaagaaaaaggttaagAGAGTTCTCAAATCCCTCACGATCAATACTTCCATTGTCATGACGGAATTCAACTATAAGGAGAAACATACTGAGGTCTCTCCTAATGTTAATATTAATGCCCCCTCACAATGCTTTGCTGCGTCAGCTTCTTTTAATGTTTCCGCGTCCTCGAGGGAAATATCCGCTCCTACGGAAGCTGCTTTAGTTGATCACTCGgttgtttcttcttctaagaatgttACCGCACCAATCGTGGATTCCACTATTTCCACATTTGTGAATGACCGCGGGAGCTTACGGTTTCAT GACTCTCGCCGTCGCTTAGTCCAAGCTGAGGGGTTTTCTGAGTCTAGCAACACCATCCAAGAGGTTCATCGTCAAAATGCTAAGTTGAAGGCTGCTCTTCAAGGTGAATCTCTTACATCCGAGAATCTTCGCTCTAAGACTATTCAAGAACTTAAag ATGAAGATTCTGAGATACTTGATCTCAAGTCATTTGAAAGGAAAGTTCACGTATTGACAGAAATCCGACACCGAAACATTgtgaaactttttggtttttgttcTAATATAGAAAGGAGGATTTCATTTTTGGTTTATGAGTTTGTAGAAAGGGaagcttga